In Janthinobacterium rivuli, a single genomic region encodes these proteins:
- a CDS encoding carbohydrate ABC transporter permease codes for MKKRSRPLKTRLHILGHYAVLCAIAVVCVFPFWWTLVTAISTQGNIFAFPPTFWPKAPSLANFIEVFNAIPIWSFFRNSVLIAVFTVFWKLLLCSLAAYPLARLKFRGRKLVFGLILATLVLPSEVNFLVNFITITQMSLVDTYTGVILPNVVTAVAILLLKQAFEEVPQDLIDAARVDGASEWVIFSRIMLPLITPWLATVGILTAVESWNEYIWPSIVMSKPDEFPLSVGVLYLRGTFGSSTRVIAAGTLITIVPTLLAFLFTQRFFMRGMDGAVK; via the coding sequence ATGAAAAAACGCTCCCGCCCCCTGAAAACACGCCTGCACATCCTGGGCCACTATGCCGTGCTGTGCGCGATCGCCGTCGTCTGCGTCTTCCCGTTCTGGTGGACCCTGGTGACGGCCATTTCCACGCAAGGCAATATCTTTGCTTTTCCGCCCACCTTCTGGCCGAAGGCGCCGTCCTTGGCCAACTTCATCGAAGTGTTCAATGCGATCCCGATCTGGTCGTTCTTCAGGAACTCGGTGCTGATCGCCGTGTTTACCGTGTTCTGGAAGCTGCTGCTGTGTTCACTGGCCGCGTATCCGCTGGCGCGCCTGAAATTCCGCGGCCGCAAACTGGTGTTCGGCCTGATCCTGGCCACGCTGGTGCTGCCGTCCGAGGTCAACTTCCTCGTCAACTTCATCACCATCACGCAAATGAGCCTGGTCGACACCTACACGGGCGTAATCCTGCCCAACGTGGTGACGGCCGTGGCCATCTTGCTGCTCAAGCAGGCATTCGAGGAAGTGCCGCAAGACCTGATCGACGCGGCGCGTGTCGATGGCGCGTCCGAGTGGGTCATCTTCAGCCGCATCATGCTGCCCCTGATTACGCCATGGCTGGCCACCGTCGGCATCCTGACGGCCGTCGAATCGTGGAATGAATACATCTGGCCTTCCATCGTCATGAGCAAGCCCGATGAATTCCCGCTTTCTGTCGGCGTGCTGTATTTGCGCGGCACCTTCGGCAGCAGCACGCGCGTGATCGCGGCCGGCACCCTGATCACCATCGTGCCGACCCTGCTCGCCTTCCTGTTTACCCAACGCTTCTTCATGCGCGGCATGGACGGCGCAGTCAAATGA